CTGATTAATAATTCTTGGATGCGTTGAAAGGCTGTGCTTGCAGTTCTTCTTTTCGATCTACTTACAGTAGAACGCAATACCAAATTTTGTTCAACATCTGGTTCAACTTTGGCAGCAGGTAAACCACTGGTAGCACATTCATCTACAACAGGTAAGCGTTGAAATCGCATCTCTTGTCCTGGTATTTGGGAATGCACCTGTTTAAATTTATTATGTAAATAGCGATTAATCTCCCCTATATTTTCTTGCTCCCAATCAAACTTTTTAAATACTCCACAAATATCTAAACCAGGTGCTTCTCTTAAAGCTTTTAAGGTAACTTGTTTAATGATATTTTTAGCGATTTATTTTTCTTGAGTAATTAAAATTGCCTTTCCAGATGTGGCAATTATAATTTCAACAGGTGTATCAGTTTGATCAATATGAGGATTGTAATTACTATCTAAGAGTATTTGGCGTAAAGAATAACTATTACTTCTTAGCCGGATATTGGTTGTCTGCTCAATTGCTTGTAACACCCATTCTGTACCAGCTTGGTAGGTTAATTCTGATGCACCAAAGTTTTCTTTGAGTTTGTTAGTGGAGAAAATATAGTTTTGATTGCCAGATGTCTCAATCAGAACAAGATACATATAGGAATCCGATTTGATTACTCAACTTAATTGCGTAGGGAGGGAATAGGGAATAAGCGCGTACTGAAGTTTTTTCAAAAATAAAATACGATTTTTATCGCAGTACTTAACTAGTGATCTGTCAAATTCATTTTGACGGTTAGAGAGACGCGATAAATCGCCGTATCTACAAGTAATTTATCCGTTAATTAGTTCTTGATAGACCACTAGTCATTGATATTTTTGATAATGCTAGTGTTATATTAAGTATATTCAATATGAGTATTTTTACTGATAAATTAATAATTTGTAATACATTGTCAAAAGTAGTAATACAACGCTAAGAATATTTAATTTTTACTCTAATTACTAAAACTGTGCTGAGTAAACTCTTGCACGCCGGAATTGGCGCTTGTTTCGCCCACCCCACAAGAGTTAATTGGATATTTTTTTATTTCTCAGTACCTAATCGCAACGATCGCAATTGAGAAAAGCATAATGTATGGGTATTTTCAAGAAGTGCGATCGCAGCAACTTTGCTGTCATCTCGATTTCTTAATTTAACCATACCTTAAGGGCATCGTAAGTGTATAATTGACACTCCCCACGCCTAAAGGCGGTGCTATGTTGATCTTCAATAAAAAATATTTCTACGTGACGGCTATACTATTTTTGATAGAGGTATGTATTGCTATTTTTGTAAATGAGAGTTTCATCCGTCCTTTTATTGGTGATGTTTTAGTAGTTATCCTAATTTATTGCTTTGTCAGAACCTTTTCAAATATACACTCATCCATCGTCGCTTTATCAGTTTTTGCATTTTCTTGTACTATAGAAATTCTTCAATATTTTAATTTTGTAAATACTTTAGGATTGCAAAAATATAAGATTTTGGCTGTTGCTTTAGGAAGTGTATTTGATTGGAAAGATATCATTGCTTATGGAATAGGTACTATAACAGTTCTATGGTTGGAAAATAGAACACGATTATCGAAATGATAAAAACCTTATGTGTGCTATGTCACAACGATCGCTGTATCTTATTTTGTCTTCAACCACAAATGACATACAATAGAATGCCTAAAACAAAGTCTTTATAAAAAGTGGACAGATCAGCAAAGGATATAGCAGGTAAAACCCCTGTCTCATTAGGACTGTTGGGCGCTGCTGCCTTCATGGTGATTGCCGATGCACGGGTAATTGACCCCCTGTTGCACATCATTGCTGACGATTTTAAAGTCGGTGTTGGCGTTGCTGCGGTGATTATCTCGGCATATACGATTCCCTACGGGCTATTTCAATTAGTCTATGGGCCACTAGGCGATCGCATCGGCAAACTTAAGGTAATTACAGTAGCATTGGCGGCATTTGCTATAGGTACGGCTGTTTGTGCTTTTGTGTCAAATATCGTCTTACTTACCTTGCTGCGGTTTCTCACAGGGATGGCTGCTGCTGGGGTAATCCCC
This Nostoc sp. C052 DNA region includes the following protein-coding sequences:
- a CDS encoding DUF2809 domain-containing protein, which codes for MTLPTPKGGAMLIFNKKYFYVTAILFLIEVCIAIFVNESFIRPFIGDVLVVILIYCFVRTFSNIHSSIVALSVFAFSCTIEILQYFNFVNTLGLQKYKILAVALGSVFDWKDIIAYGIGTITVLWLENRTRLSK